AGATGTGGCTTACCTACCATAATAAAGCCATTCTTTGGCGACCAATTTTTCTACGCTTCCAGAGTGGAGGAAATTGGAGTTGGAGTCGggttgaagaacttgaatgCCAGATCTTTGAGTAAGGCCATTACCAAAGTAATTTCTGACTTGAAGCTTATTGAGAGGTCCAAGAAGGTCGCAGAAAAGATCAAACGAGAAAATGGTGTAATGACAGCGATTGAAACGATTTATTCAGAGTTAGAATATGCCAGGAACTTGATTTTGTCCAAACAACAGCACAACGAGAACTACAGATTACATATGGGTACACCATCTGGTATCCAATCGCCTAATGTTGAAGAGGACGATGAGTACACCGACacagaaaaggaagaagatgaagaagactacACTGACGAAAGCGAGGACGAAGGAGGAGATGATTACGAAGCTCACGAAGATAATTTTAGTATTAATAACAACACTGAGATTGAAATCCAGAGGAAACTGGTTCCTTCAGGAAGCACTGATGAGGAGGACCTTGCCTCTGTTGCAGAAAGCAACTTGGGGGAAACCATTGCTCTGAAATTTCATTTCAAGTAGTATATAGCCCAGATTTATTCAGTGCAGACTGTGGTTTGCTGTATATATAGCTTTTAATGTGAAAAGATTTGGTAAAGAAAAGTGTGGACAAGTATAGAAGAACTATAGAAAGTAAACTGTATATAAATTTAGGAAAAAGCAGAGAAATCGCTTTTTTCTTGGTTACTGAGATTCGGAGAAAGTTGTTGACTTCTTTCGGAGGCTTGATAGTAATCAAACACCATACGATAAGACGATAAAACACTTCGTCAATTGTTACTGATAAATCTTCCCCTGCATACGTTGCCTAGTTGCAAATTCCCCAATTTAAGTTCCTGCATTTCGTCTTCGTATTTTTATCAGGTGTCAGATAGCAGTGACTCcagacttcaacttttggTTCACGTGACTTGTGGCAATCGCTTGACTCATTGAGGATTTTCCATTAGATGAAGATAGTATGGGAGTTATTTATCCATTATAAATTCATCAGAAGACTGCAGTATCATCTGAGCAAACCACATAAGCGATTTTCACTCGTATTGCATCACTTTCTGCTACTTTCCGGATCCAACTAGCGAATTAGGCAGTGACACCAAGGAACGACTTACCGTATCGGGCCCACCcccaatttttcagttatTAATTCTAGGATCCACAGTTTCCTAAAAGGCGAAACCCAAAAGGCGATACTAATTTACTATTGCAGCCAGGGATTATTTCGAACGATCAAATCGTGCACAATACAACCTACTGCCAGAAAAAAGTTTGACTGATATTTTCATTATATCCATGTTCTCTACTAGCAAGCATTTGGTACTCTACTGATACTCCACGAGGTACTTCTATTACAAAAGAACAATATAAATCGGCTCAAGAGTCGCATCATTGATCCACTCACCCGCATTCCATCATCCGACCCGAACCGCAAAGTAGAATGACTACCTTTAACAATCAGGTGTATGAAGACATCACTGCTGAGCAGAAAAGAACGAATTCGTACGCCAGTCTCGTTCCTGGCCAGACCATTGTAGAAATCCCCTCCTACACGCTTGAGTGTGGAGAGGTCTTGTCACGTTTCCCTGTAGCCTACAAGACGTGGGGTAGATTAaacgaagagaaagacaacGTCATTTTGATCTGCCATGCCTTGACTGGATCCTCTGATGTCCAGGACTGGTGGGGACCCTTGCTTGGTACTGGCAAGACGTTTGATCCCTCACGCtacttcatcatctgcaTCAATTTCCTCGGTTCACCCTACGGCTCGGCTTCTCCTGTCAGTATTGACAAGTCTACAGGTAAGCCGTATGGACCCTCTTTCCCATTGGTCACAGTAAAAGACGACATCGGTatccagaagttgatcttggactCGTTGAGTGTCAGATCGATCGCTTGTGTCATTGGTGGATCTATGGGAGGCATGCTTGCCTTGGAGTACTCTGCTACATACAACAAGACAAACTACGTTAGGTCTATAATAGCGCTTGCCACCTCTGCTCGAGCCTCAGCCTGGTGTATCTCATGGAACGAAACCCAGAGACAGTGTATCTTTAGCGATCCGTTCTACGATGACGGCTATTACTACGAGAACAATGGCATCAAGCCTGACTCGGGGCTTAGCGCTGCGAGAATGGCTGCGCTCTTAACGTAtcgttcaagaaactcTTTTGAAACCAGATTTGGCCGTAAGTTGCCCAACAAGATCGGCTCAGTCGTAACTCCTGTAGATGACGAGGAAAAAAGAAAGcgagatgaagaagaacaggGCATCAGATACCCTAAGACAAAAGACGAAGAGAATTGGTTGTTACACAACGAAGGCTCCAGATCGTCCAGATCGTCATTGAACAGAACTTCATCGCAAAGTAGCATCAACATGACCAGCAAGCCCCAAACTTACTTCACGGCTCAGTCGTACTTGAGATACCAAGGTAACAAGTTTATTACTCGTTTTGACGCCAACTGTTACATATCTATAACCAGAAAGCTTGACACCCACGACATCACCCGAAGCCGAATCTCGGTACAAGACACGGTGGAAGACCCGTTGCCTAGTTTCTTGCAGAGCTTACAACAGCCACATTTGATTATAGGTATCCAATCAGATGGGTTGTTTACCTACGGTGAACAGCAGCTCTTGGGTGAGAATATCCCTGACTCgagcttgaagaagctcGACTCTCCAGAAGGGCATGATGCcttcttgttggagttcgaattgatcaacaacTACTGCTTGAAGTTCTTACAAGACAAGTTGCCTGAATTCTACGACGTGACATCTGGAAAGTACCAGCCGTTTGAGAACTGGACCGAGTTCGTGGACAGCACTGACAATGGAGGTAACTCTGTGTTTGGTGAGGCTGAGAAGAACATTACCAATTGGTAGACTAATGGCATGAAAAATGTATATCTGTTAATAAGAAGTAAATATCTAATACATGGAAATAAAAAGTATATATTTAATACTCTACAAGTATATTGTGTAGATATTGGTTGGTAGCCTGGATTTAGACCATTAGTAATACTATTTCTGTGTATATTGCCAAAAAAAAGATGAAATacacaatttcaaaaatagaTGAAATTAATCAAAATGAGCGTCCGTCGACTTCCAATATATCAAATACAAACATAACTGTAACGAGCAGTTAGTATGAACACATAATTGAGTTGAATTCCCTACCAATAGACGATTACAATATAAAAATATAATACCATTTTTCCTTAACTATTGCGGTATGGATGCAAAAATAACTTCGCACTACAGCAAGAAAAATAGTTTATTGGCAGGAATTGGGTACTCTGGCCGAGTTGGTCTAAGGCGCCAGGGTAAGGTCCTGGTCTCTTCGGAGGCGCGAGTTCGAATCTCGCGGGTATCATTATAACACACCAGCAATTCCTTCCTAATTTACCtattttcctttcttttttgCATTCTGTGACGACATGAAGGAAGTGAATAAAGAAGCCACTGTAGTGCTACCGTATTCACACCATCCTTATACGAAAAAATTGAGACGACTACTTCTATATGAATATTCTTTTTAGACATTGTGAATTAGAACCGAGAGAATGGTGTGGTACAATAAATACAAAAGTATATACTTGTTCAATGAAGTAAAGTAGGATGAAAGCTATAATGTATTCTTACTATCCTTATGCATATACCAAGCGCGAAAGGATTTGATTAACCAACAAACTCACATAATGACACAGCACTTGCTTCCAGAGGAGTCCTTTATATGGTCGTTAGTGGATTGTTGTAATCTTGTGTTGGCAACAGGCTTTTCCTTCGCAGCTGTTGGATTGACAGCTTCACTAGTACCATTGCTATTTATCTGAGACTGTTGTGCCTGTGaggtttctttcttctgtaatTCCTtctgttgtttcttctccGCGGTGATGACAGCTTCCTTTCTCATTATCTGTCTAACGACATCAATGAAAGCTTCGTCAACGTTGGTCTTGTACATGGCACTGGTCTCGTAGAATGGAACCAAACCCCAGTCTTGCGACACCTTGACTCCGACGTCTATGCTCAAGACACggtcttcttccaagtcgCATTTGTTACCCACAAGAACCATAGGCACGTTATCAGTGTCTTTAATTCTAAGCACTTGCTCACGAAGCGTCAACAATTCTTTTAATGAGTTCTCGTCAGTGACTGAGTATACTAAAAGGAATCCCTTACCACTCTTGATGTAGAGTTCTCGCATGGCAGTGAATTGGGCCACACCAGCCGTGTCGAGAATCTCCAAGTCACAGGCCCTACCGTCGATTTCTATCTGCTTTCGGTACGAGTCCTCAATGGTGGGGTCATAGCTTTCGACATAGACACCTTGCACGAATTGCACGGTTATGGACGATTTACCCACACCACCGGCTCCTAGGACGACAACCTTATAGTCTAATGGGTTAGTATAGAAATGGaatgaagacaatgaaattgagatGATAAAGACAAGAGAATTTATATTCTAAACGTGATGGACTCACGGAAATTGcaatttgttgatattTATATGCAATTGCTACTGTGGTTTTTAGACTGTTGTATCATATACTATGATTGGATCGACAATCAACACACATAAGATGTAGACGACAGACAATAACAGACAATTGTTACCCACAGGCTAGGAATCACTACCACATTGTCGAAAACTGAGAATATTgacttttgaagaatattaATTTTGTCTGAACAAAGTTTGATGTATTTTGACTAATTATTAATTGACTTTTCTCTCTCGTCTTGCTATCTCATATCACAAACGTAAACGTATACTTACCTCTCATGACGGGCTGTGGTTATAATATATATGTAACGAGAGTAATGGACACTAGCGGAAAGTCCTGGGATATTGGATGTaaagcaaaagaagaaaaatagTCTGCTGGCGATTTTGGGGATCGTGCAAAATAATGTTTTGATTTTAGATTTTTTTTGTGATTTTCTGATCGTCTTGATGTtcatttttgttttttACGTGTCGGTTCAGGAACTTCAAATGCCAGAATTGCTAAAATGCCGAAAACGAACATGCACCGTGACATTCTGGATTGTATTTTGGAGTTGGGATTACCACAAGAAGCCTGTTGCTTGTTGCAGTGAACTCTGAAACAAACTTCAGTATAATTAGGAGTTCTAAGTTCTAAATTCTCGGTTCTCTTTTCTCACTCTCCTCGCTACTCTCGCTACTCTCGCTACTACTTTTCGCTACATTTACATTCCCGCTCTCAATTTTACTGGCTTAATCCTGTCTCACATCACTATTCTCATTTTAGCGAGAACTGCAAACACACTGAAGTGTATCAGAACAATAACGAAGCATTCTTCTCCTGATGTAGCAAACATATCTGTCGTTACAAAGTAGGGGTTTCAGCGCCACAATGGCCCAACTAAGAACTTCTCGTTATTCTGCTCTCGCCATTCCTCTTATTCTCTCGCTGCTCTCACCGCTCCTACCACGATGAGGCGCACCACAATATAGCGATCGTGGCCATGTGCACAGTTAGCGAGAGATGTGCACTAGCGAGACTGTGATGAAGCTTTTGCAAGATCAGCAGCTATCCTAGAAATTGATACTCTTTTCAACTGTGGGAATCAGTCACAGCTTCAAACTTAAAACAGGGTCCATTGTTCGAAGCAAGAATCCTACAATTGCTTCTGGTGGCCCTCTGTGTCACACGAGCGAAAACGCGACCCAAAGAGTCTTACTCACAGATCCATAGCGAACGCCTGCTAACGGCAACGGATGAAAAACAGGATGGAAGTACTACCCTTCACGTGCCATAGCATATACAGACGCgtacttgaagatgatgatgcgtcttcttgttcagaCATCCTGGGCTGCTAGGTGCTTGTAGATTTTTCCGCAGAGAGAAATAATTCTGCCTAAATGGTTGCTAAAAAAGACGCGTTTCTGCAACCTAATCCGCTGCAGCTTCTGTTGCAGCCAGTGACATATCGGTGCATCATGTCCCTGCTCACTACTTTACTACTCTATAATCTTTTTGCACGTTTTCGACAGAATACACCCATTGTATCGAACACCTACAATGGACAAAACAATCGAACACATTCGAAAACAATCGAAATTAACAAACCTAATCTCATTAATAGTTCACTAAACTACAAAAATTAACAACACACTACAATGGCAAGATGTTGGGGATAGGACCAGCTGGAGTGATTGAATGAGGATTGATGGCAATATGCGACTTCGTGTAGTGGTATTTGATGTGGTCGAAGTCGGTGGTCTCCTTGAAGCCAGGCACCTTCCAATACAATTCCCTGACCCACTGGTGGATGTGAGGATAATCGTGTCTGATCATACCAATGTTGCACTTGAAGTGCTGAACATACACAGGGTCAAATCTGATTATGGTGGTGAACAAACGCACGTCTGCTTCGGTCAAGGTGTTACCTAGCAAGTACGGCTTGTCGGCCGCATggtttttcttcaagatctccTCAACCTTGTCCAAATGAGTGAACACGtttttgacttctttgtCATACACTTCCTGTTTGGTGGAGAACCCAGACTTGTACACCCCATTGTTAATGTTGTCGTAGATCCACGAGTTAATGTCGTCAATCTCTGTTTGCAACTCCTTAGGGTAGATATCAATGGCAGCTCCTTCCTTTGTGGCAAGCTCGTTGAACTCCAGGTTTAACATCCGGATGATTTCACTCGATTCGTTGTTCACAATGGTCTCCAACTTTTTGTCCCACAAGACTGGAACGGTGAATCTGCCAACATAATCAGGCTCCGCCTTGAAGTACAACTCCCTGATACgcttgaagttgtacaaATGGTCTACTGTTCCCAAAGAAACATCTGTCTTGGGGTCAAttgtcttcaattcctCATCGTTGATGAATCTCCATCCCTTGTCATCCATATGCCAATGCACTACTGACACAGAGATCACGGAACTCAAGCCCTTCAACACTCTGGTGATCAACGTCCTGTGAGCCCAAGGACACGCAAACGAAACATATAAATGGTAACGGTTAGCCTCGGCTAAGAACTTGGAACCAGGCTTGTTGCTGATAAAATCTCTGAACAGCGAAGGTCTTCTGTGGAAAGCTCCATCTTTAGCAgcaaacttcaatatttCGATTTTTTCATCCTAAAATTGTTAGTTTTGGTTTGAAATACAATAGGATTAAGAATcactgaaaatttgaatacaTACTGAGGACATTTTGGAGAATTATTCTAACTGAGTAAATTTAAGACAAAGGATcacaattgaacaataagTGGATAGAACCAAGCAATAtgttgtagaagaaaatcaattgAACCGTTTTGAAGTCTCTCGCCAGAAAAAGGACATGGTAATTCATTTCGGAATTCACAACTCCTTTATAGCTTCGGCTGTGGAAGGAAGAGGGCCACGAAAATATGGGGAAAAGCGCACTACCAAAATCGAGGTTGTAGCCTTAGTCATGAATTATTAACATCCAGAGAACGCTAACTAGACCAAATTActaaagatgaagatggcGATTAATCAGCAGAGACTCTGAAGAAATAAGAATATGGAATAGGTTCTCTAACTCTTCGTACATTATTTCAATTACTTCAtatcttgatattgttggcTGGATTTAAATTACAAGTCGTTTTTGTAACTAACATTGACTAGAGTGAGCAAAGGAGGAAGTGTATAGAGAAACGAAACTGGCTGTTGAAGCAGAGACAGAGCCATTGAATTGTCATGTAGAGACCACTTTGCCGAGTAGAGATTTTGGGATTTCTTACAAGAATACAATGCCTAGTCTTGCAGCCGTTTATTCACTTCCTGGTACACTACATTGTCACGACTCTCGTACGCAGCCACATCGCTTCTTTCTGACTTTGTAGTCTTTGAAGCTTCAATATGACTAAAGTCAGATCGAGTTTTATTTCAGAATTTCACTATTCAGAGTCTAAGAGGTTTAACTTCTAAGTGCACTAGATAAGTGACAAATAGAGATATatatttcttccaaatcttcatATTACTCATAGGCGTACTAGTCAAGATGTACAtttgaaagaattcaagTTTACCAATAGAAACATCGACGATGGTAAGGTTATAACTCACCACTTCGTAAAGTCGAATTGAATATGGTTCATCATTTATGGGTCGGAATAGCCAGCCAACAGCCCATGTCAAGTCTCTCACTCTACGGAATACCAGTTTAAGGAAAGACTATAAAACAGCCCGCCCGACCTTCATGTCTAATTGTGTTGGGTTTAAAGATATCAAAATTCTTGAGAAAATCGACTAAGACCCCGGTTAGGAAATGGAAAGGGAAATTGGATGGCTGTTATGCTTAGGGTATGAGCAAGTGACAATTCCTAGAAACGTAGTGAAACTTTTCGCAGTCAACTCTGGCAGGTCTcactgaaaaaaattgaacaaaaaCAACAATTAAGCTTTAgtactttctcttttgaTGTATATATTTGTAGCAATTGTTGActtgtattcttcaattttgtaCAGTTAGTTACATAATGGAAATTTAGTTGTATATCTTTGAAGTTTGTATCTTTCTTTACTGGTATTCGAATCACATCAGAAGAGGGATTTTGTTTTCAGCAAGCTAATTTTTACTAGCCCATTTATGCTTCGGAATGTATTCAAGAGGTCCAATTCATCATTTACATCATCATATTTAACGCCACAAATGTCTAATTTTAAACTTAGAGATTATCAGGAAGTTGCTGTAAAGTCCGTTCTCGAGGCCGTCGACCAAGGCATCAGGCGTCAAGCAGTGGTACTCGCCACAGGAGGAGGAAAGACTATGGTGTTCTCCTATCTTATTCCATTCATAAAGTCAACATCACCTACACGTCACAAGACTTTAGTTTTAGCGCATCGTGAAGAGCTCGTCAATCATGCAGCACAGACGATTCGTAATCTTAATCCTCATCTCAAGGTAGGGATAGACAAGGCCAAACAACGGATGAgcgacgacgacgatgtAGTCGTAGCGTCAGTGCTGACTTTGGTGTATAATAAGTTGGCCCGCTTGCAGAGATACGACAAGAATGAGTTCAAAGCCATCATCCTCGACGAATGTCACCATGCTGTTGCCACCACCTGGAACAAAATAATAGACTATTTTGATGCCACAACCCCTGAACTGCCAGTGTATGTTCTAGGATTCACAGCGACCATGGAAAGATACGATGGGAAGCCATTGGGAGTGGTATTTGACAAGATTGTGTTTGAAAGAAACCTTGTAGAAATGATCAAGAATAAAGATTTGGCGGATATTAAGTTCTCCACCATTGAGCTCGACGTAGACCTCAAAGCCATCAAAGAGCTGAACAATGATTTTGACACTGAGAGTCTTGCTGATGCATTGACGAGTTCGCATACTATCTTGCAAGTGGCATTGGCATATAAAAGGCTAAGGgaaaagttcaacttcaagtcgACCTTGGTTTTCTGCATCAACATCGACCATTGCAGAACATTATGTGCTGAACTACAAAAGCAGGGAATCAATGCCCAATATGTCACGGGACTAACTAATAAAACAGAGAGAGCAGAAATCCTTGCAGATTTCAAGAGTGGTGAGATCGCGGTGTTATGCAATGTTCTGGTTTTCACTGAGGGAACTGACATCCCTAATATCGATTCACTTTTCCTTGGACGGCCAACCAAGTCACGGCCCCTTTTAGTCCAGATGATAGGAAGGGGGTTGCGTTTACATGAGAAAAAGACACATTGCCATGTAATAGACATAGCTTCGACAATGAGCACTGGCATTGTATCTGTTCCTACGTTGTGTGGATTTGAAACCGAAGGAACCCCTGAAGCGAAAAAggaaacagaagagaaagcaGAGGCTGTTGATTCGTTATTGAAAtctttggagaagatgaatCTTGAAGAGGAAATCGCCACCAAAGTGAAGGAAGCTCAACTGATGATGGATTATTGGACCCTAAATGTAGAGACGGTAGACGGGTTCACTTCCCTAGTGGAACCTGAAACGGAACAATATtcagaaaaagatgaaCTTCGCATAATAAGAACAAGCAATATGCCGTGGGTTAGATTGGAATATGACGTATGGGGACTACCATTAATTAGATCTGAATTTCTCACCATGCGTCGAGATCGACGAGCCAATGGTAATGTATTCCATTTAACTTTATGCCAATTCTTTCCCAAGCAAGAGTTCCAGCACAGACCTTACCGAGGACTTAAGTTTGAAGATCCTGCTGATTTGATGACTGTTCTAGACTTAGCTGAGAAATACTATGTCAAGCTGCGAGGGCATGATATCATTCAGGCGAATAAATCGGCCTCAGCTGCCCAGATCAATTTGCTCAAGAAGATACTCAGCGGTCAGGTTAACAAGATATATGGGAACGGAGAGGAAATAAAAGAGAAATTAGGAGAGGAGTTGtcaaaattcaaaatgaaGAGAGCATCCGACCTCATATTTGCTCATAAATATAAGGCATCGTCGTTATGGGTAAGATGGGAGTTGCAGAGGATGATAGGACCTGATTCCAAGATGAAAATCGCCGTTTACCACAAGGTTAACAACGGTCATGGTGATGCCCAAAAGGGAAGGGGTGTTCAATCACAGAAACCAAAATCTTCGATAGCAGTCACAAAAGCATGGGATAGCGGAATAGAGCTCTTAAATTCGCAGGTGGCTACAAATTGAGAACTTCACCCATAATGATTATGGGaaaagattgcaaaatccGTTATACGTCGGTATATACACGACCCGAAAATTCGAACCTCACCCCAAGCGGCTCGAATTTTTTTGAACTGTTTATGTTACTAGTGTTTGTTATTATTGCAAAGCGATAAGCATATTGCGGCCAACGACTTCTGCTGAGGTTTAGAGACGTTCACAATTGGTTAATTGATTTGGAGCAAATCTGCGTAACCATATTGATTTAATTGAGGGCCAGACGTTTTCAGTGCGATTTTGTCATATTGGTTCATTATAGAAATATTGATTGTATAGGTGAAGTGGAATAGACACATCCGAatcagattcagaagacAACACAGAGGTAGAGATATTAAATATAGTAAGCTACTGAAAGATTTTAATATTAATAGATTGCTGAGAGGAGATCGAAAAAATCATTAAAGGCGATAATAACCACTCAAGAGCATAACGATAAAAGAGTTGAGAACGAAAGATTTACAGGACGAAGATCAAACGAAGACCAGCCCATTTATTTTACTGATTTTTATTGATTATCATTCATATCACGTTATAtacttgaaaaatggaaagtTCTAGCCAAAATACAGAAACAACTGGAAAGGATCAACAGAAAATCCTGAATCTCTCAGATCCACCAACAGTAGGCGGAAGCTCAAGTACGGAATCTGTGGAACGAGCTACCAAGTTGGCCGAAGAATATGAGACAGGCAATGATGACAATATTAGCGGAGTTTCTCAGGAGTTTGTAGCGCATGCCAGTGAGACTGGTCAGCTTCAAAGTCTAGAAAACGAACAAAGTCATTCTATCCAAGAAACTCCAGTAGAGCCGCAGCTCCAACAGCAACTAAAATCTAGCAAAAACCGACAGAAACAAACAAATGAACAACGTCATGAACATAATGAGCAACATCGCCAACATCAGCAACAGATTtcacaacagcaacagatttcacaacagcaacagatttcacaacagcaacagctttcacaacagcaacagctttcacagcaacaacaacagcaacagctttcacagcaacaacaacagcaacagcaacagcaacaacaacaacaacagcaacagcatcatcaacaacaacatatacaacagcaacagcttCCACAACAGCTCAATAGGAATGATGTTTCTTCATTCATTAATATACCCAGCTACTTGTACCCCAATGCCAATGTTTCGTTGGGCTACACTAATAACAGCAATAACAGCAGCAATTCAGTATCGTCTAATAGTAACAACTACTATGTGACATCGAGATCAAACTCAATAGATCCGCAcaattttcagaatggAAATTCCATTTCTATTGCTTCTGCTGCTACAAATGCTGCTGAGCAAGAGGCGCAATCGTTCCAGTTCAGACCGGGAAGACCCAAAAAGAACGACGAAATTGACATTAAGAAATTCAACTCCAAAACTGTAGCTAACACGTCGCATACAAGACCCTTTGCCTGTACTTTCACAGGGTGTTCTTGGTCTTTTGCCAGAATGTCTGATTTGAGAAGACATACCAAATCACATTCCGAGCCATTATTCCATTGCCCGTATTGGCGTAATGATCCTACTTGCCATAGAAATGGAGGTGCTTTCAATAGGCTAGATGTATTGAAAAGACATCTCCGTCTTGTTCATTACGTTAAGGACAAGAAGCAGTTTACCCAGGATTCATCAAGAGACGATCCAGGCTGGTGTAGAGCCTGCCAGCTTATGTTTCCCAATTCCAGGATATTCGTTGAACATTGCTTGGAGTGCTCGCAACAGCTAGTTCCAACAGAGTGGAAGAGTAGCTCAGGAAGCAGCAGCACTTCGAGCTATTCTAGACAAAAGAATCCTGCTGTATTCCAACCTAATCCCTTTATTCCCTTGCCACTTcctcaacaacagcaaaatcaacaacaacatcagCAGCCTGATTACACTGACAACTCACAAGCTAATCACTTGTACGAGCTCTCAAGACTAAgcacagaagaaaaagtagtGGCTGAAGCTTACTTCTTGAATGCAGACAGCGGTCATGATAACATCGACGAGGAAACGGGCAAAAGAGTAATTGGATACCCGTCTATTCAAGACAAAAAGAGACTTAAATCTGATGGTATATAGCCTATCTATGTAGTCTGACACCAATATATTTGCCTATTAGAATATGCATATACCAGTAGTATATGTCTAAATCTCCATATCCATAAGTAAACACATACATATTTGCAAATATATTAACTAATATACAATATTCATTATAAAGAATAGAACTATCTAATCACTAATATACAACATTAAAGCTCCACCAACCTAGATTTCGGCAGTGTCGTCTACTTCCTGATCACCCTCGGTGCTTCTCGTttgatcaaagaaatcgagaATAGCACAGTTGGGGTGCAATATGTAGATGGTTTTGTCTACACGCTCCGACgcaccttcttcatctggtAACAGACTTTCGTTGTTGATGACACTCATCAAGATTCTATCCTT
This Scheffersomyces stipitis CBS 6054 chromosome 3, complete sequence DNA region includes the following protein-coding sequences:
- the SWI5 gene encoding SWI5-like zinc finger protein (go_component nucleus~go_function nucleic acid binding; zinc ion binding~go_component nucleus~go_function nucleic acid binding; zinc ion binding), which produces MESSSQNTETTGKDQQKISNLSDPPTVGGSSSTESVERATKLAEEYETGNDDNISGVSQEFVAHASETGQLQSLENEQSHSIQETPVEPQLQQQLKSSKNRQKQTNEQRHEHNEQHRQHQQQISQQQQISQQQQISQQQQLSQQQQLSQQQQQQQLSQQQQQQQQQQQQQQQQQHHQQQHIQQQQLPQQLNRNDVSSFINIPSYLYPNANVSLGYTNNSNNSSNSVSSNSNNYYVTSRSNSIDPHNFQNGNSISIASAATNAAEQEAQSFQFRPGRPKKNDEIDIKKFNSKTVANTSHTRPFACTFTGCSWSFARMSDLRRHTKSHSEPLFHCPYWRNDPTCHRNGGAFNRLDVLKRHLRLVHYVKDKKQFTQDSSRDDPGWCRACQLMFPNSRIFVEHCLECSQQLVPTEWKSSSGSSSTSSYSRQKNPAVFQPNPFIPLPLPQQQQNQQQHQQPDYTDNSQANHLYELSRLSTEEKVVAEAYFLNADSGHDNIDEETGKRVIGYPSIQDKKRLKSDGI
- the ECM4 gene encoding Extra Cellular Matrix protein (Extra Cellular Matrix involved in cell wall biogenesis and architecture Glutathione transferase), which gives rise to LKFAAKDGAFHRRPSSFRDFISNKPGSKFLAEANRYHLYVSFACPWAHRTLITRVLKGLSSVISVSVVHWHMDDKGWRFINDEELKTIDPKTDVSLGTVDHLYNFKRIRELYFKAEPDYVGRFTVPVLWDKKLETIVNNESSEIIRMLNSEFNELATKEGAAIDIYPKELQTEIDDINSWIYDNINNGVYKSGFSTKQEVYDKEVKNVFTHLDKVEEILKKNHAADKPYLLGNTLTEADVRLFTTIIRFDPVYVQHFKCNIGMIRHDYPHIHQWVRELYWKVPGFKETTDFDHIKYHYTKSHIAINPHSITPAGPIPNILPL
- a CDS encoding predicted protein (go_function GTP binding~go_process small GTPase mediated signal transduction), with product DYKVVVLGAGGVGKSSITVQFVQGVYVESYDPTIEDSYRKQIEIDGRACDLEILDTAGVAQFTAMRELYIKSGKGFLLVYSVTDENSLKELLTLREQVLRIKDTDNVPMVLVGNKCDLEEDRVLSIDVGVKVSQDWGLVPFYETSAMYKTNVDEAFIDVVRQIMRKEAVITAEKKQQKELQKKETSQAQQSQINSNGTSEAVNPTAAKEKPVANTRLQQSTNDHIKDSSGSKCCVIM
- the MET2 gene encoding homoserine O- acetyltransferase (Homoserine O-acetyltransferase (Homoserine O-trans-acetylase)); this encodes MTTFNNQVYEDITAEQKRTNSYASLVPGQTIVEIPSYTLECGEVLSRFPVAYKTWGRLNEEKDNVILICHALTGSSDVQDWWGPLLGTGKTFDPSRYFIICINFLGSPYGSASPVSIDKSTGKPYGPSFPLVTVKDDIGIQKLILDSLSVRSIACVIGGSMGGMLALEYSATYNKTNYVRSIIALATSARASAWCISWNETQRQCIFSDPFYDDGYYYENNGIKPDSGLSAARMAALLTYRSRNSFETRFGRKLPNKIGSEKRKRDEEEQGIRYPKTKDEENWLLHNEGSRSSRSSLNRTSSQSSINMTSKPQTYFTAQSYLRYQGNKFITRFDANCYISITRKLDTHDITRSRISVQDTVEDPLPSFLQSLQQPHLIIGIQSDGLFTYGEQQLLGENIPDSSLKKLDSPEGHDAFLLEFELINNYCLKFLQDKLPEFYDVTSGKYQPFENWTEFVDSTDNGGNSVFGEAEKNITNW
- the ADD1.2 gene encoding ATP-dependent DNA helicase (go_function nucleic acid binding; helicase activity; ATP binding; type III site-specific deoxyribonuclease activity~go_process DNA restriction-modification system) is translated as MLRNVFKRSNSSFTSSYLTPQMSNFKLRDYQEVAVKSVLEAVDQGIRRQAVVLATGGGKTMVFSYLIPFIKSTSPTRHKTLVLAHREELVNHAAQTIRNLNPHLKVGIDKAKQRMSDDDDVVVASVSTLVYNKLARLQRYDKNEFKAIILDECHHAVATTWNKIIDYFDATTPESPVYVLGFTATMERYDGKPLGVVFDKIVFERNLVEMIKNKDLADIKFSTIELDVDLKAIKESNNDFDTESLADALTSSHTILQVALAYKRLREKFNFKSTLVFCINIDHCRTLCAELQKQGINAQYVTGLTNKTERAEILADFKSGEIAVLCNVSVFTEGTDIPNIDSLFLGRPTKSRPLLVQMIGRGLRLHEKKTHCHVIDIASTMSTGI